Within Eggerthella sp. YY7918, the genomic segment ACTGCGGGCATTAACATCATGCCTGCGTCGGGAACCACCTGGTCGATCGGTTGATAGTAGGGCGAGCTGAACACCCAGGGGAACAGTGACTCGAAGGTGGCCGCTTCCAACAGTGTGCCACAGATCGCGCCCAGCACCGCCACCACGGCCAGTTGAACCAGTACGACAGTGCATACCAATCGGGGACTTACGTTCGCCAGCTGCCACAGGGCATAGGAGCGTCGCTGGGCTGATACGGTCAGGTTCGCCGCCGATGTGAGTACCGCCACTGCCGCAACCGACGAGAACAGAAGTACCGCAAACGCGAGGGTCTCGATGTTGGGGTATGTAGCTGAGGTTGCTACGATTGATGCTGCCCAGCCACCAATGTAGCCACAGGTCATCGCGATAGCGAAGGCGCCGATCCAGGTGGTAGCGTGGTCGCGCAAATCGGAAAAGATCAGGCGAATCATTTTTCCACCTCCAACGCCGCGAGTATCTGAGCTGCGGTCGAGTGGCCCATTTCGCGCACGATCTGTCCGTCGCGCAGCACAAGGATGCGATCAGCTAACGAGGCGGCTTCCAAATCGTGAGTAACCAGCACCACGGAACGCCCAGGATCGTTGCCGATGCTTCGCAACATGCGCAACACCTCGCGTCCATTTTGAGAATCAAGCGCGCCGGTGGGTTCGTCGGCGAACACTACGTCAGCGCCGCCGGCAAGCGCTCGCGCGATAGCCACGCGCTGTTGCTCGCCGCCCGACATATCGGCGGGGCGGCTCTTCTCGCGTCCGCCTAGGCCGACGCTTTCCAGCACCGCATGTGTCTGATCGGCGTTGAGGGGATGGCCTGCTAGTCGGGCGGGAAGCGTTACGTTATCGCCAGCGGAGAGTGAGGGAATGAGGTTGTACGACTGAAAGATGAAGCCCACATGGTCGCGGCGGATGTTTGCGACAGCTGCTCGCTTCACATGCACCACCTGTTTTCCCATCACCTCGATGGAGCCTGCGTCAGCCGCCTCCAATCCAGACAGACAGTACAAGAGTGTTGACTTGCCCGAACCGCTTGGGCCCACAATGCTTACCATCTCCCCGGATGCGATATTCAAGCTCACGCCTTTCAGAACGTCGACTGTTCGGCGCTTTCGTCCTCGTTCGGTGCTGAATGTCTTTCTGATTTCGCGCGCAACTATCGTAGAGCTCATACGCCCTCCTCAAACGAAGTACTTATAGAGTTGTGGTGCTTACCTGCGTGGGAATATCAGCGGAACTACCCGCTTTTTCGCATGGAACGAAAGGCACGAATGGCTACGCAGATGAGGCCGCCGGCTGGCCATGCGAGCCAAAACATGCGCTGAGCCGCTGTTATCGGTATGAACAACAGCACCAGGCCGACCACCGTCGCTACGCTCATGACCAGGACGTATACTCCGCGTTCGCTCTTGATTCGCCGGGCGTGCGTTTGTAGCGCTTCATCATCTAGGGCATCGATGTCGGCATCGTCCATGCGGTAAAGCGAGCCGCGGTTGTAACGATCGAGGTTGCAGCGCCGTCCCATAAGCCATCCCCGTATGATGAAAAACGCCCCTAAAGCGGCACAGGTCAAAAATGCTGCGCTTGCGAACCACACGTTGGTCTGAAGCACGATGGTTGAGGCAAGGCCAATCATGATCAGGCTTGCCCCCGCAACAAGGCTTGTCGAAAGGGTGGTGCACGCCTGGGCTTTTTGGTCGGTCGTGTAGAAATCGTCCACGAAGGGATGCGCCGCGCGAAACGTCCGATGCTCAAGTACCGCAGGTACGACGAGGGCAAGCCCCACGGCCGCTCCAACGAACACGAGCGCCATTGTGTAGCTGGCCACGTTGATGCCGACCGCAAGCAGTGCGCCTGACAGAAATAGCGCGACGGCACATCCCGCTATCATCACAGCTGCGCCCAGCGAGAGCTTCCATGCGAAGGTACGTATCTCCTGGTCGTATCCCGTTACATCCTGTAGCACTTTCATGCTGGGCATGCTGGCGGCTTCGTCGACGGGGCGCGCGGTCAGGTCGCCCGATACGAGTTCGTCGAGCGTACATCCGAAGAGGCTACACAGCTTCAGCAGCTTGTCCATTTCCGGATACGCGCGTTCGGCTTCCCATTTGGAAACGGACTGACGGCTCACGCCCAGCAGCATGGCAAGCTGTTCTTGTGTCATGTTGCGTGTTGCACGCAGGTGCTGCAGGTTGTCGCGAAAGCTCATGAGGTGCCCTTCCGTTGGAACTGCTGGCGCTTGGTTAGCCAGTGATTCTATAGTGCCAGGGCTGATCGTCTCGCTCAACCAACTTGCGGCTTCTTTTTGGGAAAAGCATTCGACAACCGTTGGTATCCCTTCGCAGGTCAGCACCTACGCAACTGCGGTTGCTTTCCTTTCCCGCCGTCACGGATGAATTTGGGATGTGTCGCGCGCGGGTACCTGCACGGACACACGGGGGCGGGCAGATTCACTCCACGCGAAGCATACGATAGCCTACGCCGACGTGAGTTTGGATGTAGACGGGGTTCGACGGATCGGGTTCGATCTTCTTGCGCAGGGTGGCCATGAACACACGCAGAGACGAGCGGTCGGAGGCCAGCGCGCTACCCCACACCTCTTTGAGCAGGTAGTTGTGCGTGAGCACTTTGCCGGTGTTGCGGGCGAGCAGGCAGAGCAGTTTGTACTCCGAGGGTGTGAGGTGTACCTCTTCGTCGTCACGCGTCACGCAGGCGGACGCGTAGTCGATGCGCAGCGCGCCGTTTTCGTAGACGACCTCCTCGGGACCGCCCTGCAGCGCACGTTCGCGTTCGAGGCGACGCAGGGCAACGCGCAGGCGTGCGAGCAGCTCTTCCACGGAGAACGGTTTCACCAGGTAGTCGTCGGCGCCAGCATCGAGCGCAGCCACTTTGTCGGCGTCTTCCAGGCGCGCCGAGAGCACGATAACGGGCAGCGAGGACCACTCGCGCAGCGTGCGGATAACGTCCACGCCGTCGCCATCGGGCAGCCCGAGGTCCAAAATGGCCAGGTCGGGCGGCTGCGACGACAGTTCGAGCAGTGCCTGGGCGACCGTTTTGGCCTCGCGCACCGCGTAGCCGTGCACATCGAGCGTGGTGACAACCAGACGGCGCACGGCCGTGTCGTCCTCCACCACAAGTATCCGGTATCCGTCAGCCACGTCGTTCCTCCCGCTGTTGCTCGCTCACCACATCATCTGCGTTCACTGCCGGCAACGAGAACGAAAACTCGCAGCCGTGTGGCTGCACGTTGCGTACCTCAAGCGTGCCACCATGCACCTCCACAATGGAGCGGCACAGCGGAAGCCCCAGGCCCATGCCGCGCTTGAAGTCACCGCTCTTGCCGCTTGGCCTGCCGGTCGATCCATTGTAGAACAGGTCAAAGAGGTGCGCTCGGTCCTCAGCGGAAATGCCGGGGCCTTCGTCGGTAACCGCAATACGCACACGCGGCGCATCCTGCTCATTTACGGTGCTTGCCTTCACAACCACGCTCCCTTCGACGGGTGAGTAAGTCAGCGCGTTGTTCACCAAATTCACGATCACCTGGATGATAAGGCGCGCATCCATGTCGGCCATGAGGAGCTCGTCGGTCACTTCGGCACGCACGCGCCCTTCGCTCGCGCGGCGGTCGATGTGCCCGAGTGCCTCACGTACCACCTCGCCTACCACCTCGGGTTGGCGGTCGATCTCCATCGTGCCATTTTCGATGCGCGTGATGGACAACAGGTTCTCCACGAGCGCGATGAGCCACTGGGCATCGTCGTGGATGTCGCGATAGAGACGCTCACGTTGAGCGCGCTCCATGCCGTCGCCGTCGAGCAGAAGCATATCTGCGTCGCCGGAGATGCTGGTGAGTGGCGTGCGCAGGTCGTGCGAAATGGTGCGCAGCAGATTTGAGCGCAGCGTTTCCTTCTCCACGCGCACCTCCATGGCGCGGCGATCTTCGGTGGACACGAGCTGTTCGGCCGCTTGCCCGCATTCGTTCACAATCATGAGCACGAGATTTTTCTCGAATGCGCCGAAGTCATCATCGTCGTCCATTTCATCCATCACGATGCCCACGACGCCGTAGACAACATTCTTGGCGCTGACAGGAAGGTAGAGGCAGCGCGCGTCAGCAAGCGTGTCGGTGGTGGACCCGGCGCGCTCGTTGTTCGCGGCCGCCCACGCCGCCACGGCCGCTTCGGAAGGCGACACGAGCTCTGCCTCCGACGCGTCTGCGCCCTTTGTGCCGGGCACGTTGCGGATGTCTCCTTCTCCAAGACGTCCGTCGGAGTGTAGACGGTAGGTGACCACAGGACGGTTCAGTAGTTTTACTATCTGATCGGCAGCAAGGCGCAAGCAGACATTCAAGTCGTCAGCCGACTGGATGGCACGGCTCGATTCCAGCAGCACCTCCATGCGGTACGCGCGACGAGCACTGCTCTCGGTCTGACTTTTCATGCGCACGGCGAGCGACGTTGCCAAAAGCGTGCCCAGCAGCAGAAAAACGAACACGAACGAGGAGTTCAAACCGTACGCGTGTAGTGTAAAGCGCGGCGCGGTGAAGAAGAAGTTGTAGGCAAGCATGCTGCCGAGCGACGCGAGAACCGCGAAGAAAAACCCGTCGGCGCGCGTGGCGAACAAGAGCGCCACCAGCAGGTAGAGCATAAGCACGATTGAGCCCGCCATGCCCATTCCGTAGATGGCCAAGCCGAGGAGTGTGGCAATGGCCACTGATGCTACTGCCTTCCATGCATCCCCCGCCGTAATGCGGAAGCCTCGTTCCTCGCGCAAGCGGCCGAATTGCGCGGGGAGGTCCTGTACCGGCACCACATCCACCACGGCAGCGTGTGCGAGCCTGGTGAGGCGGTTGACCAGGCCCTCTCGTGCCAGTATTCCGCCGCGCAGCCCTGTGGTGTTGCCCACAACGATGTGCGTGACGCCTGCAGCCTGGGCGTAGAGGGCTATCTGACGGGCGATGTCGTCGCCGTGCAGGGTGACAATGCGCGCGCCCAGCTCCTCCGCCACGCCAACATTCGTCCGCAGCGCTTCACGACGAGCGGCATCCAGCTTATGGCTGCGCGACGTCTCCATCACGACTGCCGTGAACGTGCCTCGATAGGCCTCGGCCATGTTGGCCGCCGCACGGATGGCCTTCACGTTTCCGGGGTCTTCGGTCACGTATACGAGCACGTCCTCGCCTGCCTCGACGCGCTGTCCCTCTTGGGCGCGCTCTGCCTTGCGGGAAAGACGCTCGGCCATGCGGCGCAGGGCTATCTCGCGCAACGCTGTGAGGTTCTTCTGCGAGAAAAAGTTTGCGAGGGCGGTTCCAGCGCGGTCGGGTGAATAGACTTTTCCGGCCTCGAGGCGCTCTATGAGGTCGTCGGGTTCGATGTCTACCAGCTCCACCGATGCCGCCTCGTCGAACACGCGATCGGGGATGCGTTCGCTCACGGTAACATGCGTGATCCCGGCGATCTTGTCGTTAAGGCCCTCGAGATGTTGCACGTTTACGGTGGTGAACACGTTGATGCCGGCGCGCAGTAACTCCTCGACATCCTGGTAGCGCTTGCGGTGGCGGCAACCCGGTGCATTGGTATGGGCCAGTTCATCTACGAGCACAATTTGCGGATGGCGCGCGAGTACCGCGTCGAGGTCGAACTCCTTGAGGGTGATGGTGCGATGGCGTACTTCGTGCGGAGGTATTTGTTCGAGCCCCTCCACCAGCGCCATCGTATCGGCGCGGGTGTGGGGTTCTACGTAGCCCACCACCACGTCGAACCCCTTTGCCAGTACAGCATGCGCCTCTTCAAGCATGGCGTACGTCTTACCCACGCCGGCCGCATAACCGAAAAATATTTTGAGCTTGCCGCGTGTGTCGCCTTCCGCCGCCTCCGCCTCGGCGATCTGCCGAAGAATGGCGTCGGGGTCGCGCCGCAAGGCGTAATCGAATGTCGAATCAGCCATGGCTGCCCTTTCCCGTCTCGCTACAGGATACCATCGAGCATGAGGTTCACTTTGAGCACGTTTACACGCGCCTGTCCGAGGACGCCGAACTGCGGCTGTTCGGTGCAGGCTTCGATGATGGCGCGGATGTCGGAAGCACTTCTGCCGGTAGTGCGGGCCAGGCGATCCACCTGATACTCGGCGGCGGCCGGCGAGATGTGCGGGTCGAGGCCGCTGCCGGAACAGGTGACGAGATCGCTCGGGATGGGGTGGTCGCCCTGCTCGGGGTGCGCGGCACGGATTGTTTGGACGCGCTCGGATACGAGCTGGCTGAATTCGTCACTTGCGGGGCTGAGGTTGGAGGGGCCGTACCACATGAGCGGGTTGCCCGCGGCGTCGGTGAACGCGTGCGTGTTTGCGTTTGCGGGGCGACCCCACAGGTGAGTGTCACTGGAAAACTGCTGGCCAACCAGAGTGCTGCCGTACTTCGTGCCGTCGACTTCGATGATTGATCCGTTCGTCTGCCAAGGGAACAAGAGCTGTGTGATGCCGGTGACGGCAGCGGTGTAGAGCACGCCACAGAGAAGGGTAGCAGCGAGGAAAAAGAGCGCCGCAGTAACCCAGGTTTTTGCATTGGTCATGAGAATTACCCTTTCTTCTTCGGCTGGGACTATGCCACGCCGAGCGCGGTCAGGCCTAAGTCGAGCAGCTTAATGGCTACGAACGGCAACACCATGCCGCCGATGCCGTACACGGTCAGATTACGTGTGAGCAGGCTTTGTGCGGTGCCTTCGCGGTATTTCACGCCGCGCAGGGCCAGCGGTATGAGCGCCACAATGATGAGCGCGTTGTAGATGATGGCCGCAAGGATGGCTGACGCAGGGCTGGCAAGGTGCATGATGTTGAGCGCCTGGAGCTGTGGATACAGCGGCACGAACAGCGCGGGGATGATGGCGAAGTATTTCGCCAGGTCGTTCGCGATGGAAAACGTTGTGAGGCTGCCGCGCGTCATGAGCAGTTGCTTGCCAATGCGCACGATGTCAATGAGTTTCGTGGGGCTTGAATCGAGGTCCACCATGTTGCCGGCTTCCTTCGCCGCTTGGGTGCCGCTGTTCATGGCCACGGCTACGTCGGCCTGCGCGAGGGCGGGCGCGTCGTTCGTGCCGTCGCCAGTCATGGCCACCATGTGGCCCTCGGCCTGGTACTGGCGGATGGCGGCCAGCTTTGATTCGGGCGTGGCCTCGGCAATGAAGTCGTCCACGCCGGCTTCGGCGGCGATGGCGGCGGCGGTCATCGGGTTATCGCCGGTAATCATGACGGTTTTGATGCCCATGGTGCGCAGGTCGGAGAAGTTTTCTTTGATGCCCTGCTTCACGATGTCCTTCAGATAGATGACGCCGAGCACGCGATGGTCGCGCGCCACCAGTAGGGGCGTGCCGCCTGCGCGCGAGATTTCTTCTACGGTGCGAGCGCACTCGGCGCTGTACGTACCGCCGGTTGTCTCTACGTACGCACGCACCGCGTCGGCCGCACCTTTGCGAATCTCGTGTCCCCCGAAGTCCACGCCGCTCATGCGCGTTTGGGCGGTGAACGGGATGGACGTCATACCAGATCCCTCAAGCGAACGGGCACGGATGTTGAAGCGCTCCTTCGCCAACACGACGATGCTGCGGCCTTCGGGTGTTTCGTCGGTGAGGCTGGCCAGCTGTGCGGCATCGGCCGCCTCGCGCTCGGTGGCGCCGTCCACTGGGATAAACGCGGCCGCCTGACGGTTACCGAGCGTGATGGTGCCCGTCTTGTCGAGCAAGAGCACGTCCACATCACCCGCCGCTTCCACGGCGCGCCCGCTCATGGCCAGCACGTTCGCCTGATTGAGGCGGCTCATGCCAGCGATGCCGATGGCCGACAGCAGGGCACCGATGGTGGTGGGCGCCAGACACACGAACAGTGCGATGAGCGAGGTGAGCGTGGTGGGATTCGGCGTTTCCTGTTGCTCGGCCGTGAACAGGCTAAACGGAAACAGCGCCACCGCCACCATGAGAAATACTATGGTGAGCGCCACCAGCAGAATCTCAAGCGCCAGTTCGTTCGGCGTCTTTTTGCGCGCAGCCGACTCCACCATGGCAATCATCTGGTCGAGGAAGCTGTGGCCCGCGTCGGCCGTCACCTCCACCACCAGCCAGTCGGAGAGCACCGTGGTACCGCCGGTGACAGAGGAGCGGTCGCCGCCCGATTCGCGGATGACCGGGGCCGATTCGCCCGTGATGGCGCTCTCGTCCACCGATGCCGCACCCATAACAATTTCGCCGTCAGCGGGAATCTGATCACCCGCGGCTACGAAGAACAGATCCTTTTTCTTAAGTGTGGCCGAACCCACCTCCTCGGCGTTCAGATGGAAGAACTTAGCCGGATCTTCGACGTGCATGCCTTTCGCTACCTGGCCTTGGTTGATCTTATGCGCATCCACGTCGCGCTTGGCGGCGCGCAGCGCGTCGGCCTGCGCCTTGCCACGACCTTCGGCCAGCGCCTCGGCGAAGTTGGAGAACAACACCGTGAGCCACAGCACTACCGAGATGGCCAGAACAAATGCCGGTTGCGAGTCCGTCACGCCGAACAGCGCCAGCACAAACAGGATAAGCGTCAGCGTAGCCGACAAGTACACCATGAGCATGACGGGGTTTTTCGCCTGCTCACGCGGGTGGAGCTTCGTGAATGCGTCGCGTACGGCGCGTTTTGCGAGCGCGCTCATGCCGCGGTCGGCGCGGTTGGGGCGAGAGGCGTGCATGCCGGCTTCTTCTTCAAGAGTTAATGTTGTCATAATTTCATTCACCTTGCCTTACCCAAGCACCATCTGCAGGTGCTCGGCGACGGGACCAAGCGCGAGCGCGGGAAACATCGTGAGCGCGCCTACCAGCAGCACGATGACCAGCAGCAAAAATGCGAACATGGCATTGCTTGTAGACAGGGTGCCTGCGCTTGTGGCTACCTTTGTACGCTTCGCCAGGCTGCCGGCCAGAACGAGTGCAGCCGCCATCGGCATGAAGCGGTTCACCAGCATTTCCAGTCCCAGTACCACGTTAATGAGGGGCGTGTTTGCGTCGAGGCCCGCGAACGCAGAGCCGTTGTTGCCGCCCGCCGAGATGGCTGCGTATAGCACCTCAGAGAATCCGTGCGCACCCGTATTGGTGAGGGCATTCGCAGTGGCGGGGTCGAGGCATAGCACGGCCGTACCCACCAGAATGACGAGCGGCGTCGTGATGCACAGGATTACCGCCATGCGCATCTCCCTGGGGCCGATTTTCTTGCCGAGGTATTCCGGCGTGCGCCCCACCATGAGGCCGGCAATAAACACCGTGAGCAGGACAAATCCGATGAGCGAATACAAACCGCAGCCCACGCCGCCAAACACCACTTCGCCAAGCGCCATCAGAATCATGGGCACCATGCCGCCGAGCGGGGTGAGGCTGTCATGCATAGCGTTCACCGAGCCGTTCGACGCTGCCGTAGTGAACGCCGCCCACAGGGCTGAATCGGTCACGCCAAAGCGCGTTTCTTTGCCTTCCATGTTGCCGCCGGACTGGCCGGTCAGGCCCAGGTACACCGCGCCGTCTTGCGCAAGCTGCGGCGTGCCAGTCTGCTCGAAGTATGCGATGGCCACGAGGCCCACCAGCAGCAGGACGAACAGCGCTGCGAAGAGGGTACGTCCGTGCCGCCGGTCGTTAACAAAGCGACCGAAGCTGAATACGAGCGCCACGGGAATGAGGAGCAGCGACAGGCATTGGATGAGGTTGGTGAGCGGCGTAGGGTTCTCAAGCGGGCTTGCGGAGTTTACGCCGTTGTAGCCGCCACCGTTCGTGCCGAGCTGCTTAATGGCCACCTGGCTGGCCTGTGGGCCGAGCGGGATGATTTCCTGTGTGATGGTTTGCACGGCTGCGGGATCCTCGGCATCCACGATGGCGCCGTCGGCCGTGACGCCTACCGGTTCAAGCAGCTGCACCGTTTCGTACGGAGCGAGGTTCTGCGGCGAACCCTGTGCAACATCGACGATGGCAACCACCAGCGACAGCGGCAACAGCACAAACAACACCGCGCGCGTCGCGTCCTTCCAGAAGTTACCAAGGCCCGGCGTGTTTTCGGCCACGATACCGCGAAACAGTGCAAACAGCACCGCCATGCCCACCGCCGGCGTCACAAAGTTTTGCACCGTCAGGCCAAGAGCCTGCGAGAAGTAGCTGAGTGCGGCCTCGCCGCTGTACGCCTGCCAGTTCGTGTTCGTGACGAAGCTGATGGCGGTGTTGAGTGCGAGGTCCCAGCTGAGTCCAGGAAGCCCCTCCGGGTTGCCCGGCAGCACGCCCTGCAACATGAGAATAGCGAACAGTCCTGCGAGCGAAACCGCCGAAAATGCGAGTGCGCTCACGAGATACGTTTTCCATCCCATGTTTTCGTATTTGTCCACACGAATGCTCCGATAAATGAAATTCTCTACCGGAACGAGCACACGTGAGAGCACGGCAACCCGCTCTCCCGCCATCACGCGGTTGATATACCCCGACAGTGGAATGGCCAATGCCACGAGCAGCGCCAGGTAGATGCCGTATTCCAGCACTTCGCCCATCACCGCCCATCACCGCCTCGAAGCAACACTGTGAACAGATACAGCGCAACGAGCACGCTCAACCCGCCCACTATTGCGGTTACACTCTCCATCGTCCTTCCTTTCCTTGGTCTAAGTGGTACAGCCCAAGAATAGGAAGGCTCGCGTAAAGGCGGTGTTAAGGGGATATGCTGGACATTAAGATATGATTAAGAACTCGTGAGTCACTCGTTTCAAATGCCCAAAAGGCGTTCTAAAAAAACGCACCCGCCATTCGACGGGTGCGTCAGAGAATCCAAGGCCCAGGAGGGGGAGGGAGAGGCCTTGGGGTTAGGAGGAGGCTTTAGGCTTCCAGGCCTTCGATGTGCAGGACGGCATGACGACCGAAGGTCATCTGACGGCCCAGGCAGTTACCTACCAGATATACGGGGTAGTTACCCGAGTAGTAGCTGCCCGAGCACGTGCCCACGGCATACAGACCTTCGATGGGCTGCGCGTTCTCGTCGAGCACCTGAGTGTCTGCATTGATGTTCAGACCGTCAAGGGTGGTCAAAAGCGAGCCGCCAAACCAGGTGCCATAGAAGGGCGCGGTGCGAATTGCGGAAAGGCGATAGGGCTCCTTGCCCATGTCTTCGTCCACGCCGGCATCGTACAGCTCGTTGTAGCGCTCGATGCTTGCCAAGAAGGCAGCTTTAGCGTCGCCCTCGTATCCCAGCTTGTCGGCCAGTTCGTCAAGAGTGTCGGCCTTCATCATAATGCCCTTGCTGATGTACTTCTCGTCGTACGCTTCATCGACGGTCTTGTCCTTGAGCTGCATCTTCCAGGTCATGGCCGAGCAACCCTGCGTCTGGAAACGTTGCACGTCTTCGGGTGCATTCGCATCCATGATCTGACACCATACGCCGCCCGGATGATTGCTGGCTGCATGGCAGATGCTGTCGTAGTTGCAGCTTTCGTTGGTGATGCGCACGCCGTTGCGGTCAAGCTTCAAAAACGGCTGGCTACCAAGGTTGAACTGTCCCGAAGCGGGGAACTGGGCATCTTCACCCTCGCCGACATACCCGGCATCCACGCCGGGCTCAACGGAACCGCGGTCAAAGATCATCGCAGCAGGGGTCTTGTCCATAGCGGCGCCCGCCCACAGCGCAGCTTTGATGCCCATACCGGTGTTGTTCTGGTTGTAGTTCAGGTTGGTTACGCAGGCGGGAATAATGGGGTTGAGCGCCTTGACCATGTCGGGGTTCGCCGGATAGCCGCCCGTGGCCAGAATGACGCCCTTCTTGGCGTTGATCTGCACATACCCATCTTCCGTCTGGAAGAAGGCGCCGGTGACCGGGCCGTTTTCCTCGCGAATGAGCTTTGCGAGATCGTGGCTGAACAGCACCTCGTGGCCCGCTTTGCCGATAATGTCGATCATCACTTTGATGTGGTCAATATTCTTGCCGTCGGCACCCTTGAAGGTGTGGCACTCGGGCGGAATGTAGTAAAGTGTGCCGCCTGCGCGCCCATCGCCGCCGTTTTCCACGGTAACGGTCACGTCGCACGCACCCAAGTTTTCCTCATAAATGCCCTGCAGCCACTCGGTCATCTTTCCGCTCTCGCGCACCCAAGTCCGCGCCACGTTGGAGTCGTTCTTGAACGAGGCGTAGCGGTTGAGCTCATTGAGGATGCGACCTTCGTCGATGGTCTGGCCGGTCTGAGCCGTGAACTTCGAGTTGACCGCACCGACGTCGAAGTGCGAAGCGGAAGGCTCCGAACCCTTGTCGGCCACGATGAAGTCGAGACCCAAATCGGAAGCCGTCAGCGCCGCCGTCATGCCGGACATACCCGCGCCTACGATAAGGATGTCGCACTCTTTCGTTTCTTTGATATCGCCCTCAGCGATTTCCGGTGCAGAGCCAAGCCAATCCTGCGTGCTTGTTGTCGAGGTGTCGCTCGCGGCTGTATCCTTCTTCTCGGCTGTTGCCTGCGGAGCGCAGCCTGCAAGCCCCATCGTGGCGAGCGCGCCCGTTGCGGCGGCACCCGTCAGAAAGCTGCGGCGCGAAATCCCCTTGCTTGTTGTAGCCATATGTTCCTCCCTTGATCGTGGAAACTACGCGTTTCAGCATAGGCTGCGCCTCGTACCCGAGCGCCCCCCTGAGCGGGGTATTCTTGCGGTCATCCCATGGAAAAATCCATCACCCACCGTGGGGTATTTCCCGATCAGAGGCATGTTGCGACTACGGAAGAGCTCCGTCTCTTGGTAGAATGATTGCGGGGAGAGGGAGGAAAGCAATGCTGCGTCAATGGTGGGACGACGGGGGCCGACTCGTGCTGCGGTGTGCATTGGCCATGTTCTTTATTTCGCTCACGGGGACGGTGCTTAACGCCGAGGTGTATTCGAGCATAGCGCCGTATTTTGGCATAGGTCGTGAAATATCTACGCTGTTTACTGCTCTGGTGTTTATCACCATTGGCTTTATAGCGCATAAGAAACCAAGCGTACTTGATGTTCGCTTGATCAGCATAGTCGTTATAGCCATTCTTTTAATGGCGGGTTTTTTGCTTACGCTTGCACTTGAGCTGAAGAACCCGCTCTTCGTGCTGGTAGGACTGTTTTGCCGGGCCATTGGAAGCGCATGGGGAATTACGGTGTTCTCTGTCGCACTGGCCGGTTTGCCCTCGGCGCGCTCGGTGCTCGCGGCGGTCGGTGTGGGCATGATCGCTTCCGATATTGTGTGGCACCTCATGCCAACGCATATGCCGCTTATGGCCGCTTCCTTCCTTGTTATGGTGTGCGCAGCCCTTCCTATTGTGCTTATGTATCGCCCGAGCGAGGCGGGGTTTCACACCATTCGGCAAAGTGCGACCGCGTCAAGCCTTGGCGTACCAGGCGTTGCCCAGTTTGCGTCGTTGCGAAGCCTTGTGCTGTGCATGTTGCTGTTCGGCATTGCGGCAGGTTATGCGCTTACCCTCAACGAGCAGGGCGATGCTCCTGTCGAAACGATCGTCGAGACCATTTTGTTTGCGGGCATTGTTGTGGTGTTGGTTGCAGGAGATGCGCATACCAAGCGCGAGGGGCG encodes:
- a CDS encoding ABC transporter ATP-binding protein; the protein is MSLNIASGEMVSIVGPSGSGKSTLLYCLSGLEAADAGSIEVMGKQVVHVKRAAVANIRRDHVGFIFQSYNLIPSLSAGDNVTLPARLAGHPLNADQTHAVLESVGLGGREKSRPADMSGGEQQRVAIARALAGGADVVFADEPTGALDSQNGREVLRMLRSIGNDPGRSVVLVTHDLEAASLADRILVLRDGQIVREMGHSTAAQILAALEVEK
- a CDS encoding helix-turn-helix transcriptional regulator, which gives rise to MSFRDNLQHLRATRNMTQEQLAMLLGVSRQSVSKWEAERAYPEMDKLLKLCSLFGCTLDELVSGDLTARPVDEAASMPSMKVLQDVTGYDQEIRTFAWKLSLGAAVMIAGCAVALFLSGALLAVGINVASYTMALVFVGAAVGLALVVPAVLEHRTFRAAHPFVDDFYTTDQKAQACTTLSTSLVAGASLIMIGLASTIVLQTNVWFASAAFLTCAALGAFFIIRGWLMGRRCNLDRYNRGSLYRMDDADIDALDDEALQTHARRIKSERGVYVLVMSVATVVGLVLLFIPITAAQRMFWLAWPAGGLICVAIRAFRSMRKSG
- a CDS encoding response regulator: MADGYRILVVEDDTAVRRLVVTTLDVHGYAVREAKTVAQALLELSSQPPDLAILDLGLPDGDGVDVIRTLREWSSLPVIVLSARLEDADKVAALDAGADDYLVKPFSVEELLARLRVALRRLERERALQGGPEEVVYENGALRIDYASACVTRDDEEVHLTPSEYKLLCLLARNTGKVLTHNYLLKEVWGSALASDRSSLRVFMATLRKKIEPDPSNPVYIQTHVGVGYRMLRVE
- a CDS encoding sensor histidine kinase KdpD; the protein is MADSTFDYALRRDPDAILRQIAEAEAAEGDTRGKLKIFFGYAAGVGKTYAMLEEAHAVLAKGFDVVVGYVEPHTRADTMALVEGLEQIPPHEVRHRTITLKEFDLDAVLARHPQIVLVDELAHTNAPGCRHRKRYQDVEELLRAGINVFTTVNVQHLEGLNDKIAGITHVTVSERIPDRVFDEAASVELVDIEPDDLIERLEAGKVYSPDRAGTALANFFSQKNLTALREIALRRMAERLSRKAERAQEGQRVEAGEDVLVYVTEDPGNVKAIRAAANMAEAYRGTFTAVVMETSRSHKLDAARREALRTNVGVAEELGARIVTLHGDDIARQIALYAQAAGVTHIVVGNTTGLRGGILAREGLVNRLTRLAHAAVVDVVPVQDLPAQFGRLREERGFRITAGDAWKAVASVAIATLLGLAIYGMGMAGSIVLMLYLLVALLFATRADGFFFAVLASLGSMLAYNFFFTAPRFTLHAYGLNSSFVFVFLLLGTLLATSLAVRMKSQTESSARRAYRMEVLLESSRAIQSADDLNVCLRLAADQIVKLLNRPVVTYRLHSDGRLGEGDIRNVPGTKGADASEAELVSPSEAAVAAWAAANNERAGSTTDTLADARCLYLPVSAKNVVYGVVGIVMDEMDDDDDFGAFEKNLVLMIVNECGQAAEQLVSTEDRRAMEVRVEKETLRSNLLRTISHDLRTPLTSISGDADMLLLDGDGMERAQRERLYRDIHDDAQWLIALVENLLSITRIENGTMEIDRQPEVVGEVVREALGHIDRRASEGRVRAEVTDELLMADMDARLIIQVIVNLVNNALTYSPVEGSVVVKASTVNEQDAPRVRIAVTDEGPGISAEDRAHLFDLFYNGSTGRPSGKSGDFKRGMGLGLPLCRSIVEVHGGTLEVRNVQPHGCEFSFSLPAVNADDVVSEQQREERRG
- the kdpC gene encoding potassium-transporting ATPase subunit KdpC; translation: MTNAKTWVTAALFFLAATLLCGVLYTAAVTGITQLLFPWQTNGSIIEVDGTKYGSTLVGQQFSSDTHLWGRPANANTHAFTDAAGNPLMWYGPSNLSPASDEFSQLVSERVQTIRAAHPEQGDHPIPSDLVTCSGSGLDPHISPAAAEYQVDRLARTTGRSASDIRAIIEACTEQPQFGVLGQARVNVLKVNLMLDGIL